A stretch of Natronococcus sp. CG52 DNA encodes these proteins:
- the glyA gene encoding serine hydroxymethyltransferase, with product MEHEHVREVDPAVADALEAEVDRQRDSLQMIASENHVSRAVVDAQGSILTNKYAEGYPGSRYYGGCEHADEVEQLAIDRAKELFGAEHVNVQPHSGTQANQAVYFAMLEPGDKILSLDLTHGGHLSHGHPANFVGQLYEVEQYEVDTETGYLDYEGLAEHADEFEPDIIVSGYSAYPREVEWGRIQEAADDVGALHLADIAHITGLVAAGTHESPVGVADFVTGSTHKTIRSGRGGIVMCDEEHADDIDAAVFPGGQGGPLMHNVAGKAVGFEEALEPEFEDYAEQTVANAKALGDQLSEHGFSLVSGGTDNHLVLVDLRESHPDTSGGDAEEALEEADIVLNGNTVPGETRSAFDPSGIRAGTPALTTRGFDEDDCRTVADLIARVVDAPDDEDVIAEARDEVSALCEENPLYE from the coding sequence ATGGAACACGAGCACGTCCGGGAGGTCGATCCCGCCGTCGCCGACGCTCTCGAAGCGGAGGTCGATCGCCAGCGAGACTCGCTCCAGATGATCGCCAGCGAGAACCACGTCAGTCGCGCCGTCGTCGACGCTCAGGGGAGCATTCTGACGAACAAGTACGCCGAGGGCTACCCCGGTTCCCGGTATTACGGCGGCTGCGAGCACGCCGACGAGGTCGAACAGCTCGCGATCGACCGCGCGAAGGAGCTGTTCGGCGCCGAGCACGTCAACGTCCAGCCCCACTCCGGCACGCAGGCCAACCAGGCGGTTTACTTCGCGATGCTCGAGCCCGGCGACAAGATTCTCTCGCTGGATCTGACCCACGGCGGGCACCTGAGCCACGGCCACCCCGCGAACTTCGTGGGACAGCTGTACGAGGTCGAACAGTACGAGGTCGACACCGAGACGGGCTACCTCGACTACGAAGGCCTCGCCGAGCACGCCGACGAGTTCGAACCCGATATCATCGTCTCGGGCTACTCGGCGTACCCGCGCGAGGTCGAATGGGGCCGAATCCAGGAGGCCGCCGACGACGTCGGCGCGCTCCACCTCGCCGACATCGCTCACATCACGGGGCTCGTCGCCGCCGGCACTCACGAGTCGCCGGTCGGCGTCGCCGACTTCGTCACCGGCAGCACTCACAAGACCATCCGCTCCGGACGCGGCGGCATCGTCATGTGCGACGAGGAGCACGCCGACGACATCGACGCGGCGGTCTTCCCCGGCGGTCAGGGCGGTCCCCTCATGCACAACGTCGCCGGCAAGGCCGTCGGCTTCGAGGAAGCGCTCGAGCCCGAGTTCGAAGACTACGCCGAGCAGACGGTCGCGAACGCGAAAGCGCTCGGGGACCAGCTCTCCGAGCACGGTTTCTCGCTGGTCTCGGGGGGGACCGACAACCACCTCGTGCTCGTCGACCTCCGCGAGAGCCACCCCGACACCAGCGGCGGTGACGCCGAGGAGGCCCTCGAGGAGGCCGACATCGTCCTCAACGGGAACACCGTTCCCGGCGAAACCCGCTCCGCGTTCGATCCGTCGGGGATCCGCGCCGGCACGCCCGCGCTGACGACTCGCGGCTTCGACGAAGACGACTGTCGAACCGTCGCCGACCTGATCGCCCGAGTCGTCGACGCGCCCGACGACGAGGACGTCATCGCCGAGGCTCGCGACGAGGTCTCGGCGCTCTGTGAGGAGAATCCGCTCTACGAGTAG
- a CDS encoding bifunctional methylenetetrahydrofolate dehydrogenase/methenyltetrahydrofolate cyclohydrolase yields the protein MTEIIDGKAVASEIRDDLTGAIENLADAGARPGLATVLMGDDPASQTYVNMKQRDCEEVGIESIHVDVDGDAPPEELYDAIADLNDDPAVHGYIVQAPVPDHVDYRDVIRRVDPRKDVDGFHPENVGRLVAGDARFRPCTPHGVQKLLESAGVDLEGADVTIVGRSDIVGKPLANLLIQKAEDGNATVTVCHSRTKNLAEKTRRADIVVAAAGAPELIDGSMIGEGSVVIDVGVNRVEADTEKGYELVGDVEFESAEEQASAITPVPGGVGPMTRAMLLYNTVRAASQQEDVAVDLP from the coding sequence ATGACCGAGATCATCGACGGCAAGGCCGTCGCGAGCGAGATCCGTGACGACCTGACGGGCGCGATCGAGAACCTGGCCGACGCCGGCGCGCGACCGGGGCTGGCAACGGTGCTGATGGGCGACGACCCCGCGAGCCAGACCTACGTCAACATGAAGCAGCGCGACTGCGAGGAGGTCGGAATCGAGAGCATCCACGTCGACGTCGACGGCGACGCCCCGCCCGAGGAACTGTACGACGCGATCGCGGACCTCAACGACGATCCGGCGGTCCACGGCTACATCGTCCAGGCCCCCGTTCCGGACCACGTCGACTACCGCGACGTGATCCGCCGGGTCGATCCGCGCAAGGACGTCGACGGCTTCCACCCCGAGAACGTCGGCCGACTCGTCGCCGGCGACGCTCGGTTCCGTCCGTGTACCCCCCACGGAGTCCAGAAGCTCCTCGAGTCCGCCGGCGTCGACCTCGAGGGCGCGGACGTGACGATCGTCGGTCGGTCGGACATCGTCGGCAAGCCGCTGGCGAACCTGCTGATCCAGAAGGCCGAGGACGGCAACGCGACGGTCACCGTCTGTCACTCCCGGACGAAGAATCTCGCAGAAAAAACCCGACGCGCAGATATCGTCGTCGCGGCCGCGGGTGCCCCCGAACTGATCGACGGCTCGATGATCGGCGAGGGTTCAGTCGTGATCGACGTCGGCGTCAACCGTGTGGAGGCGGACACCGAGAAGGGGTACGAACTCGTCGGCGACGTCGAGTTCGAGAGCGCCGAGGAGCAGGCCAGCGCGATCACGCCCGTTCCCGGCGGCGTCGGCCCGATGACTCGCGCGATGTTGCTCTACAACACTGTCAGAGCCGCGAGCCAGCAGGAGGACGTGGCCGTCGACCTTCCCTGA
- a CDS encoding DUF7117 family protein: MKIRGERECQDCGTRWSYYETGSVGCPACGSLRSVGLDDRTEHTDLSVEFDLTGVRNAIDDVSTDDLADRSREHAREYVRRRGFISAGDLRELDDTYLAAAELLHVADVVGREVRLEEREELYFLSLLRDADEGERPPIDGVPPTLRGARGLAYANAVREYRRDIRTWTEDRELTPAERAAVETLGEHVKRIRMLDGEVDPRTAERLVDATRDLANGLRGDDLAFTQAQERLEGLEFGVE; the protein is encoded by the coding sequence ATGAAGATCCGGGGCGAGCGCGAGTGTCAGGACTGCGGGACGCGTTGGTCGTACTACGAGACCGGCAGCGTCGGCTGTCCGGCCTGCGGCAGTCTCCGCAGCGTCGGACTCGACGACCGAACCGAACACACCGACCTGTCGGTCGAGTTCGACCTCACCGGCGTGCGAAACGCCATCGACGACGTCTCGACCGACGACCTCGCGGATCGTTCGCGCGAGCACGCGCGAGAATACGTTCGCCGTCGCGGCTTCATCAGCGCCGGCGACCTCCGCGAACTCGACGACACCTACCTGGCGGCGGCCGAACTGCTTCACGTCGCCGACGTCGTCGGCCGCGAGGTCCGCCTCGAGGAGCGCGAGGAACTGTACTTCCTCTCGCTGTTGCGCGACGCCGACGAGGGCGAGCGGCCGCCGATCGACGGGGTTCCGCCGACGCTCCGGGGCGCTCGCGGACTCGCGTACGCGAACGCGGTTCGCGAGTACCGTCGAGATATCCGGACCTGGACCGAAGACCGGGAGCTGACGCCGGCCGAGCGCGCCGCCGTAGAGACGCTCGGCGAACACGTCAAGCGGATCCGGATGCTCGACGGCGAGGTCGATCCCCGAACGGCCGAGCGGCTGGTCGACGCGACCCGCGACCTCGCGAACGGACTCCGCGGCGACGACCTCGCGTTCACGCAGGCGCAGGAACGACTCGAGGGACTCGAGTTCGGGGTCGAGTGA
- a CDS encoding lysylphosphatidylglycerol synthase transmembrane domain-containing protein encodes MKRRIAVGFTFAVFLLVVLISVVGSQDLLAELSRADYRLLTFGVLSGLLALTFRGLVWEQFLSLIDEGLSRGQIAGLFLTAMFVKYVTPYGQIATEPFVAYLVSRDEEMAYEDGLASVLSADLLNYAPYYTFGFAALGLIVADDALGDGLINQFVAFGVLFLVIATVVVLVVRQPELVYSLVVGVANVVRRLIGRFTTRFDDRLAAESVRSRLEGFYATVGTITADRRTVVVAAAYAHLGMAFLMLPVYVGAASLGYQLPLSVVALAVAFGKLGSAVPAPGGTGGVEAMVTAVLTTLGGLSPAAALTVALIYRACTYWLTIGVGGAAAGVLLLREP; translated from the coding sequence GTGAAACGACGGATCGCGGTCGGGTTCACGTTCGCCGTGTTTCTCCTCGTAGTCCTGATAAGTGTCGTCGGCAGCCAGGATCTTCTCGCGGAGCTCTCACGGGCGGATTACCGTCTCCTCACGTTCGGCGTTCTCTCCGGGCTCCTCGCGCTGACGTTTCGCGGACTGGTCTGGGAACAGTTCCTCTCGCTGATCGACGAGGGTCTCTCCCGCGGACAGATCGCGGGGCTGTTCCTGACCGCGATGTTCGTCAAGTACGTCACGCCGTACGGACAGATCGCGACGGAGCCATTCGTCGCTTACCTGGTCTCTCGAGACGAGGAGATGGCTTACGAGGACGGACTCGCGAGCGTTCTCTCCGCGGACCTCCTGAACTACGCTCCCTACTACACGTTCGGTTTCGCCGCGCTCGGACTGATCGTCGCCGACGACGCGCTCGGTGACGGGTTGATCAACCAGTTCGTGGCCTTCGGCGTGCTGTTTCTCGTTATCGCCACCGTCGTCGTCCTCGTCGTGCGGCAACCCGAACTCGTCTACTCGCTGGTCGTTGGCGTGGCGAACGTCGTTCGTCGTCTTATCGGTCGATTCACCACCCGGTTCGACGACCGTCTCGCCGCGGAATCCGTTCGGAGCCGTCTCGAGGGGTTCTACGCCACCGTCGGCACGATCACGGCCGACAGACGAACCGTGGTCGTCGCGGCCGCGTACGCCCATCTCGGGATGGCCTTTCTCATGCTCCCGGTGTACGTCGGGGCGGCGTCGCTCGGCTATCAGCTCCCGCTTTCGGTCGTCGCCCTCGCCGTCGCGTTCGGAAAGCTCGGCTCCGCCGTCCCCGCACCCGGCGGCACCGGCGGCGTCGAGGCGATGGTTACGGCCGTCCTCACGACCCTCGGGGGTCTCAGCCCGGCAGCCGCCCTGACCGTCGCGCTCATCTACCGCGCCTGTACGTACTGGCTCACGATCGGCGTCGGCGGGGCGGCTGCCGGCGTCCTGTTGCTCCGCGAGCCGTAG
- a CDS encoding PadR family transcriptional regulator, translated as MYDLTGFQRDLLYVIAGEDEPHGLAIKEELEQYYEKEIHHGRLYPNLDTLVDKGLVEKGRRDRRTNFYTLTRRGRRELEARREWEAQYVDL; from the coding sequence ATGTACGACCTGACAGGATTCCAGCGTGATCTACTCTACGTCATCGCTGGCGAGGACGAGCCCCACGGACTGGCGATCAAGGAGGAACTCGAACAGTACTACGAGAAGGAGATCCACCACGGCCGCCTCTATCCGAACCTCGATACCCTCGTCGACAAGGGTCTCGTCGAGAAGGGGCGCCGAGACCGGCGAACCAACTTCTATACGCTGACTCGCCGCGGTCGCCGGGAACTCGAGGCGCGCAGGGAGTGGGAAGCCCAGTACGTCGATCTGTAG
- a CDS encoding MgtC/SapB family protein — MNEVTLQVAEGPLDETVVRIALAGALGLFLGLEREWSQKSAGIRTFSLISLLAAVFTILVLETDIGESLLILGGLLVIVQGILLATQGLMGDEEAGLSLTTSVSMLVAYGVGALVAAGFIIEGITVAVLSSLLLVLKRELHEFAWGLSREEMRSTVEFAILAFVIYPLLPAETALDLGGLTIPLEPQVIWLMVVAVAGIGIVNYAIVSTYGGRGIAVTGFFGGLASSTAVVGTMLDHVRQRPEAASYAVAAILLANAAMAARNLAIAVGFTIGSGTAVLLEAIVPLGAVILVAFAIAGLTADWSESGAMELESPFSMKNALAFGAVFLVVLVFGSLAETWFGTLGFYATAVASGFVSSAGATTSAVVLYRGGQLTAPEATIAILLATVSSILVKAALVATSSNHRFRNQVAAYSALLLLGGALATLVVVI, encoded by the coding sequence GTGAACGAGGTCACGTTGCAGGTCGCGGAGGGGCCGCTCGACGAAACCGTCGTTCGGATCGCGCTCGCCGGCGCGCTCGGGCTGTTCCTGGGACTCGAGCGCGAGTGGTCACAGAAATCTGCCGGGATCCGGACCTTCTCGCTGATCAGTCTCCTCGCCGCCGTCTTCACGATTCTCGTACTCGAGACGGACATCGGAGAGAGTTTGCTGATTCTCGGTGGACTGCTCGTGATCGTCCAGGGAATATTGCTCGCCACGCAGGGACTCATGGGCGACGAGGAGGCCGGGCTCTCGCTGACGACGTCGGTCTCGATGCTCGTCGCCTACGGCGTCGGTGCGCTCGTGGCAGCCGGGTTCATTATCGAAGGCATCACCGTCGCCGTACTCTCGTCGCTGCTGCTCGTACTGAAGCGGGAACTCCACGAGTTCGCGTGGGGGCTCTCTCGGGAGGAGATGCGCTCGACGGTCGAGTTCGCCATTCTCGCGTTCGTTATCTATCCGCTGCTCCCGGCCGAGACGGCCCTCGATCTCGGCGGCCTGACGATCCCGCTCGAGCCGCAGGTTATCTGGCTGATGGTCGTCGCGGTCGCCGGTATCGGGATCGTCAACTACGCGATCGTCTCGACGTACGGCGGTCGCGGTATCGCCGTTACGGGCTTTTTCGGCGGGCTCGCCTCGTCGACGGCCGTCGTCGGGACCATGCTCGATCACGTTCGCCAGCGACCGGAGGCCGCTTCGTACGCCGTCGCCGCAATCTTGTTGGCGAACGCGGCGATGGCCGCGCGGAACCTCGCGATCGCCGTCGGTTTCACGATCGGCAGCGGCACCGCCGTTCTTCTCGAAGCAATCGTTCCGCTCGGAGCCGTCATCCTCGTGGCGTTCGCTATCGCCGGACTCACGGCCGACTGGAGCGAATCCGGTGCGATGGAGCTCGAGAGTCCGTTCTCGATGAAGAACGCGCTCGCGTTCGGCGCCGTCTTCCTCGTCGTGCTCGTGTTCGGGTCGCTCGCGGAGACGTGGTTCGGGACGCTGGGTTTCTACGCGACCGCCGTCGCGAGCGGTTTCGTCTCGAGTGCGGGTGCGACCACGTCGGCCGTCGTCCTCTACCGCGGCGGACAGCTCACCGCTCCGGAGGCGACGATCGCGATCCTGCTGGCGACGGTCTCGAGCATTCTGGTCAAGGCCGCGCTGGTGGCAACCTCTTCGAACCACCGCTTCCGCAACCAGGTCGCAGCCTACAGCGCGTTGTTGCTGCTCGGCGGTGCGTTAGCGACCCTGGTCGTCGTCATCTAA
- a CDS encoding aminotransferase class III-fold pyridoxal phosphate-dependent enzyme, which produces MDRDTVEPEVETIPGERAKRWAEYHHQYAAPSTYVYEFVWDAQAEATGPFCTDVDGNVLLDFTSHVAAAPLGYNNPVIREKLEEFDLVDPLKIAGQDFYVSGGWPPEEPEFPGPTQLQDRLIAMTDHYDMDRVFLSNSGAEAVENAIKSCYAAGGHRAFTFDGAFHGRTLGALSLNRSKAVHRTGYPEVPGVISVPYPSTREAYEADWRTDGPGGNVIADKLHPDRGVVDPAEVAYIILEPIQGEGGYRVAHPEFARDLEELRERYDLKIIADEIQSGLGRTGELWGVDHLDLTPDVITSAKGLRVGATISRSDVFPEETGRLSSTWGAGDVMAAMQGVLTIDTIHEENLLENARERGDHLRSRLEESDAPGLIDVRGRGLMLAVEFDTKERREAVVEAAFERGLLTLGCGYKTLRLLPPLDVTEREIDLGADLFLEAIDDVAAEIRTPSS; this is translated from the coding sequence ATGGACCGCGATACGGTCGAACCCGAGGTGGAGACGATTCCCGGTGAGCGAGCGAAACGGTGGGCCGAGTACCACCACCAGTACGCCGCTCCGAGCACGTACGTCTACGAATTCGTCTGGGACGCCCAAGCCGAGGCGACCGGTCCGTTCTGTACGGACGTCGACGGCAACGTCCTGCTCGACTTCACGAGTCACGTCGCCGCCGCCCCGCTCGGCTACAACAACCCCGTCATCCGCGAGAAGCTCGAGGAGTTCGATCTCGTCGATCCGCTGAAGATCGCCGGCCAGGACTTCTACGTCAGCGGCGGCTGGCCGCCGGAGGAACCCGAGTTCCCCGGCCCGACCCAGCTTCAGGATCGACTGATCGCGATGACCGACCACTACGACATGGATCGGGTCTTCCTCTCGAACTCCGGCGCGGAGGCCGTCGAGAACGCGATCAAGAGCTGCTACGCCGCCGGCGGCCACCGCGCGTTCACCTTCGACGGCGCGTTCCACGGCCGCACCCTGGGTGCCCTGTCGCTCAATCGTTCGAAGGCCGTTCACCGCACCGGCTACCCCGAAGTGCCCGGCGTGATCAGCGTCCCCTATCCATCCACACGGGAGGCCTACGAGGCAGACTGGCGGACCGACGGTCCCGGCGGGAACGTCATCGCCGACAAACTCCATCCCGACCGCGGCGTCGTCGACCCCGCGGAGGTCGCGTACATCATCCTCGAGCCAATCCAGGGCGAAGGCGGCTACCGCGTCGCCCACCCCGAGTTCGCTCGCGACCTCGAGGAGCTGCGCGAGCGCTACGACCTGAAGATCATCGCCGACGAGATCCAGTCCGGGCTGGGTCGAACCGGCGAACTCTGGGGCGTCGATCACCTCGATCTCACGCCCGACGTCATCACCAGCGCGAAGGGGCTTCGCGTCGGTGCGACCATCTCCCGGTCGGACGTCTTCCCCGAGGAGACGGGACGACTCTCGTCGACCTGGGGTGCCGGCGACGTGATGGCCGCGATGCAGGGCGTGCTGACGATCGATACCATCCACGAGGAGAACCTCCTCGAGAACGCCCGCGAGCGCGGCGACCACCTCCGGAGCCGTCTCGAGGAGTCCGACGCGCCCGGACTGATCGACGTCCGCGGACGCGGGCTGATGCTCGCCGTGGAGTTCGATACCAAGGAGCGACGGGAAGCCGTCGTCGAGGCCGCGTTCGAGCGCGGGCTGCTCACGCTCGGCTGCGGCTACAAGACGCTTCGACTGCTGCCGCCGCTCGACGTTACCGAACGGGAGATCGACCTCGGTGCGGATCTCTTCCTCGAGGCGATCGACGACGTCGCCGCGGAGATCCGGACGCCATCCTCGTAG
- a CDS encoding fibronectin type III-like domain-contianing protein — protein sequence MVRVTVENTAERDGREVVRVYVRPPAVSNADRPVRELADFESVAVAAGEGESVAIDLDERASTSERWPATTKLTAGRSILASTPSRSAVPRGTFVGRFGWTSTVGFEKWFVVRSLRRLTRGTTAANGP from the coding sequence ATCGTTCGCGTCACCGTCGAGAACACGGCGGAACGCGACGGACGGGAGGTCGTTCGAGTCTACGTTCGTCCGCCGGCGGTCTCGAACGCCGACCGACCGGTTCGCGAACTCGCCGACTTCGAGAGCGTTGCGGTCGCCGCTGGCGAAGGCGAATCAGTTGCGATCGATCTCGACGAACGAGCGTCGACGAGCGAGCGCTGGCCCGCTACGACGAAGCTGACGGCTGGACGGTCGATTCTGGCAAGTACGCCCTCGAGATCGGCCGTTCCTCGCGGGACGTTCGTGGGACGCTTCGGATGGACGTCGACGGTCGGTTTCGAGAAATGGTTCGTCGTTCGCTCGCTCCGGCGGCTGACTCGAGGGACGACCGCCGCTAACGGTCCCTGA
- the purD gene encoding phosphoribosylamine--glycine ligase: MTETVLLIGGGGREHAIARALEKSEADLYACAGNRNPGIARIATEFETLETTNPKAVREYAESVEATIAVVGPEAPLESGVADELEDAGIYAFGPKEADARIETDKAFQRRFMAENEIPGCPDFETFDDTDAACDFIDEYDGDLAIKPAGLTGGKGVKVIGDQVTPEEGKEYIRDSDYDRIVLEERLVGEEFTIQAFVANDEVRTAPAVQDHKRAYEGDEGPNTGGMGSYSDATFELPFMTEEDYAEAVSIIKGTADALEDYRGILYGQFMLTAEGPKVIEFNARFGDPEAMNTLPVLESDFLEILTAARDGERLPDLSFASQATVCKYAVPEGYPTDPEAGAKVEVDEESAGDALLYYASVDERDDGVYTTTSRSFAVVGLADSITEAEEIAEDALAVAGEEGLHMRHDIGKPDLVQQRIDHVAELRDR, from the coding sequence ATGACAGAGACGGTGCTCCTGATCGGTGGCGGTGGCCGCGAACACGCCATCGCGCGTGCGCTCGAGAAAAGCGAGGCCGACCTTTACGCCTGCGCCGGTAACAGAAACCCGGGTATCGCTCGGATCGCGACCGAGTTCGAGACGCTCGAGACGACCAACCCCAAGGCCGTCCGCGAGTACGCCGAGTCAGTCGAGGCGACGATCGCCGTCGTCGGCCCCGAGGCGCCCCTCGAGTCCGGCGTCGCGGACGAACTCGAGGACGCGGGCATCTACGCCTTCGGACCGAAGGAAGCCGACGCCCGGATCGAGACGGACAAGGCCTTCCAGCGGCGGTTCATGGCCGAGAACGAGATCCCCGGCTGTCCGGATTTCGAGACCTTCGACGACACGGACGCCGCCTGCGACTTCATCGACGAGTACGACGGCGACCTCGCGATCAAGCCCGCCGGACTGACCGGCGGCAAGGGTGTGAAGGTCATCGGCGACCAGGTCACCCCGGAGGAGGGCAAGGAGTACATCCGCGACTCCGACTACGACCGGATCGTCCTCGAAGAACGGCTCGTCGGCGAGGAGTTCACGATCCAGGCGTTCGTCGCCAACGACGAGGTCCGGACCGCCCCCGCGGTGCAGGACCACAAACGCGCCTACGAGGGCGACGAGGGACCCAACACCGGCGGGATGGGGAGCTACTCCGACGCCACCTTCGAGCTTCCGTTCATGACCGAGGAGGACTACGCCGAGGCCGTCTCGATCATCAAGGGGACCGCCGACGCGCTCGAGGACTACCGCGGGATCCTCTACGGCCAGTTCATGCTCACCGCGGAGGGGCCGAAGGTCATCGAGTTCAACGCCCGCTTCGGCGATCCCGAGGCGATGAACACGCTCCCCGTTCTCGAGTCCGACTTCCTCGAGATCCTGACCGCCGCCCGGGACGGCGAACGGCTGCCGGACCTCTCCTTCGCCTCCCAGGCGACCGTCTGCAAGTACGCCGTACCGGAGGGGTACCCGACGGATCCTGAGGCGGGCGCGAAGGTGGAAGTAGATGAGGAGAGTGCGGGCGACGCACTGCTGTACTACGCCAGCGTGGACGAGCGAGACGACGGCGTCTACACGACCACTTCGCGTTCGTTCGCCGTCGTCGGTCTCGCCGACTCGATCACTGAGGCCGAGGAAATTGCAGAGGACGCGCTCGCAGTCGCCGGCGAAGAAGGACTCCACATGCGCCACGACATCGGCAAACCCGACCTCGTCCAGCAGCGGATCGATCACGTCGCGGAACTCAGGGACCGTTAG
- a CDS encoding prolyl oligopeptidase family serine peptidase — MNSAGPPPTKRENTSYERHGDIVEDPYLWLENGGEAVDEWVDRQNEYADAFLESVDVREELRPRFESLARTIDYGTITAAPAGYFQEVEHPEDDQPVLYFRESLEDEREVLVDPNEFSEDATKSMGWWTVSPNGERLAYGVDEGGNELYDVAVVEVLSGTVVEELSDLGRVNPGMFAWTPEGFYYGRTGLVDEAQLEKAIRYHEHGDDPDEDELVREVDEPSTWPLLSTDRDGTHLLVALVTGWERSDLLYVEVGKTDLTSVITDSEHFYTPLIHGDTAYVRTDLDAPYYRFLELDLSGDVGEVDPAELPEIVPERDAIVTGATIADDRLLVQYERAAVSELEAFDLGGDHLRSIDLPGTGTVTGLSGNRDAPEAFFSYQSFDHPPAVFRYDLDADHAEELDRPDVALEFDVTVEQVRYESADGTEVPMFVVHRAGLERDGDNPTLLYGYGGFENSLTPGFQKFGREFLRSGGVYAQANLRGGGEFGKEWHEAARHEHKQNTFDDMIAAAEYLIDEGYTSSERLAIQGGSNGGLTVGAVLTQRPDLMTAVCCHVPLLDMLRFHSFLLGASWTSEYGSPDDPEAYEWIEEYSPYHNVSGGEDGPEYPAVFFKTAEGDTRVHPVHAWKMAARMQAVADGGPFLCKTNRDTGHGTGKPTWMVVEEQLDVWSFVFDRLEGDYVEP, encoded by the coding sequence ATGAACTCGGCCGGTCCTCCGCCGACGAAACGCGAGAACACGAGTTACGAACGACACGGCGACATCGTCGAGGATCCGTACCTCTGGCTCGAGAACGGCGGCGAGGCGGTCGACGAGTGGGTCGATCGACAGAACGAGTACGCCGACGCCTTCCTCGAGTCGGTCGACGTCCGCGAGGAGTTGCGACCCCGGTTCGAGTCGCTCGCGCGGACGATCGACTACGGGACGATCACGGCCGCTCCGGCGGGCTACTTTCAGGAGGTCGAACACCCCGAGGACGACCAGCCGGTCCTGTACTTCCGGGAGTCGCTCGAGGACGAGCGGGAGGTCCTCGTCGACCCCAACGAGTTCAGCGAGGACGCCACGAAGTCGATGGGGTGGTGGACCGTCTCGCCGAACGGCGAGCGCCTCGCGTACGGCGTCGACGAGGGGGGCAACGAGCTGTACGACGTGGCCGTCGTCGAAGTCCTCTCGGGAACCGTCGTCGAGGAGCTGTCAGACCTCGGCCGCGTGAATCCCGGAATGTTCGCGTGGACACCCGAGGGATTCTACTACGGTCGCACCGGTCTGGTCGACGAGGCCCAACTCGAGAAGGCGATCCGCTACCACGAGCACGGCGACGATCCCGACGAGGACGAACTCGTCCGCGAGGTCGACGAGCCGTCCACGTGGCCGCTTCTCTCGACGGATCGGGACGGAACCCACCTGCTCGTCGCGCTCGTGACCGGCTGGGAGCGAAGCGACCTGCTGTACGTCGAGGTCGGCAAAACCGATCTGACGTCCGTCATCACCGATTCGGAACACTTCTACACGCCGTTGATCCACGGCGACACGGCGTACGTACGAACCGACCTGGACGCACCGTACTACCGATTCCTCGAACTCGATCTCTCGGGCGACGTCGGCGAGGTCGACCCCGCGGAGTTGCCCGAAATCGTCCCCGAACGCGACGCGATCGTCACGGGTGCGACGATCGCGGACGATCGCCTGCTGGTCCAGTACGAGCGCGCGGCGGTCTCCGAACTCGAGGCGTTCGACCTCGGGGGCGACCACCTGCGCTCGATCGATCTGCCCGGGACGGGGACGGTGACCGGGCTAAGCGGCAACCGCGACGCGCCCGAGGCGTTCTTCAGCTACCAGTCGTTCGACCACCCGCCCGCGGTGTTCCGCTACGACCTCGACGCGGACCACGCCGAGGAACTGGACCGACCCGACGTCGCCCTCGAGTTCGACGTGACCGTCGAACAGGTCCGGTACGAGTCGGCCGACGGGACCGAGGTCCCGATGTTCGTCGTTCATCGCGCCGGCCTCGAGCGCGACGGCGACAACCCGACGCTGCTGTACGGCTACGGCGGCTTCGAGAACAGCCTGACGCCGGGCTTCCAGAAGTTCGGCCGCGAGTTTCTCCGCTCGGGCGGGGTCTACGCCCAGGCGAACCTCCGCGGCGGCGGCGAGTTCGGAAAGGAGTGGCACGAGGCGGCCCGCCACGAGCACAAGCAGAACACGTTCGACGACATGATTGCCGCCGCGGAGTACCTGATCGACGAGGGGTACACCTCGAGCGAGCGGCTGGCGATCCAGGGCGGCTCGAACGGCGGGCTAACCGTCGGCGCCGTGCTGACCCAGCGGCCGGACCTGATGACGGCGGTCTGCTGTCACGTTCCCCTGCTCGATATGCTTCGCTTCCACAGCTTTCTGCTCGGCGCGTCCTGGACGAGCGAGTACGGGTCGCCCGACGATCCGGAGGCCTACGAGTGGATCGAGGAGTACTCGCCGTATCATAACGTATCGGGCGGCGAGGACGGCCCCGAGTATCCGGCCGTCTTCTTCAAGACCGCCGAGGGCGACACTCGCGTCCACCCGGTTCACGCCTGGAAGATGGCCGCCCGCATGCAAGCCGTCGCGGACGGCGGCCCGTTCCTCTGCAAGACCAACCGCGACACCGGTCACGGGACGGGCAAGCCGACCTGGATGGTCGTCGAGGAGCAACTGGACGTCTGGTCGTTCGTCTTCGACCGGCTCGAGGGCGACTACGTCGAGCCGTAG